The Streptomyces sp. NBC_00236 DNA window CGGATCCAATCGTCGGACAACGCACAGTTAGGCTGGTGGGCATGAGTGACCTGCTGCAACGGCTTCGCGCACGTGGCTGGCGGATGACAGCTCAACGCCGGGTGGTCGCCGAGGTGCTCGCCGGTGAACACGTGCACTTCACCGCGGACGAAGTTCTCGCACGCGCCACCTCCCGGCTGCCGGAGATATCCCGCGCCACCGTCTACAACACCCTCGGTGAGCTGGTCTCGATCGGCGAGGTGATCGAGGTGGCCACCGACGGCCGCGCCAAGCGCTACGACCCGAACGCCCACCACCCCCACCAGCATCTGGTGTGCTCCGGCTGCGGCGCCATCCGGGACGTCCACCCCTCCGGCGACCTGCTCGCCGAACTCCCGGAGTCCGAACGGTTCGGCTTCACCGTCTCGGAGGCCGAGGTGACCTACCGGGGTCTGTGCCCGGACTGCGGACCCGGCTGATCGGCGCGTACCGGCGATCGTCCCGGCGTAGGCTTCACCCACCATGAACGCGGCGGGGGCGGAGCGCATGACGGCTGATTCGGTACTGCGGTGGGGGTCGACCCTCGATTCCGTCGTGGTGTACGCGCGGGGTGCGCTCTGCAGTCGTCTGGCCCGGGGCGCCGTACCCCCCGACGGCCGGGTGCGGGTGACGGGCCTGCCCCGCTCCCTGGACCCCGGCTCGCTGCGGGTCCGGGTCCGGGTCCTGGGAGCTTCCGGGGTACGTGTCACCGAGGCCCGCGTCGAAGTCGAGGCCGAGCTGCCCCGGCCGGACGCGCCGGACACCTTGCGGCGCGCGCACGAGCGGCTGAGCGACGCGTATGCCGCGGCGCAGGGGCGCCGGGACCGGCAGTTGAGCGTGATCAACGAGGTCAAGGCTCTCCACCCGGTCCCGCCCGGCCGCAAGCGCGACGACCCGCACCGGCGCACCCCGGCCGACGCGTGGCTGGAGCTCGCCGATTTCGTCGACGAGCGGCTGACGGGACTGCACCTGCGCCTCGTCGAGCTGGAGGAGGCGGTGCGCGCCGCCGAGCACGACCTCATGGTCGCCACGGACCGGCTGGAGCGCGAGTCCAGCGACGCGCCGTCGGCGCACGTGGAGACCACGGTATGCGCGGCCCTGACCCTCGACTGCCCCTCCGACGCGGGCGGGGCCGAAGTGGAACTGGAGCTGGAGTACGGGGTGCCGGGCGCTGTCTGGGCGCCGGCGTACCGCCTCACCCACAAGCAGGGCGACGACAGCGGGAATCTGGTGCTGCGCGCCTCGGTCGCCCAGCGGACCGGCGAGGACTGGACCGGCGTACGCATCGCCCTGGCCACCGCGGATCTCCGCCGCCGTACCGATCTGCCGAGGCTCCGTTCCGTCCGGATCGGACGCAGCCAGCCCGCCCCCGCACCGTCCGGCTGGCGCGAACCCCCGTCCGGGCTCGGCGACCTGTTCTCCGGATACGACGCGGCGGGCCCCGCGCCGGTCCGGACGAGCGCGGTTGCGGCAGGCGGCCCCTGGCCGGGCTCCGTGGCAGAGCCCGTTCCGCCGCCCGCACCACAGGGCTACGGGGCGCCGCCGCTGACCGGCGTGGGCGGCGCTCCCCCGGCGGCCTTCGGCGGCGCCCCGCCCGCCCCCGCGCAGCCGGGCGGGGCTCAGCCGCGCACCAGGTCGCGTACCGGCGGCAGGTCCCGCGCGGACGACGCAGCGCCGCCCCCGGCGCCCGGGGCGGCCGCGCCGCCACCTCCTCCGGTGCCGGTGGCCGGTCCGCCGGAGCCGAGCAGCGCCGAACTCGACTACGCCGCCCTGACCCTGGCCGGCCCGGACGAGCGGGGCGGCCGCCGGGGCCGGCTGTTCCCCGGCTCCCCCTCCGACCCGGTCGCGGCCGAGTTCCGGCGCCGCGCCGAAGCGGTGGCCGCGTTGCCGCTGCCCGGACAGGCCGTGCGTCCCCGCGAGTCGGCGGGGTCCTTCGACCACCGTTTCGATGCCGCCGCCCGCGCCGACATCCCTTCGGACGGCACCTGGCACACCGTCACCGTCGGCGAGATCCCGGTCGGCCTGCGGACCGAGTACCTCTGCGTGCCGTCCGTGGAGCAGATCGTGTACGCCACGCTGGTGCTCTCCAACGCCACCGATCAGGCGCTGCTGGCCGGCCCGGTCGAGGTCAGCGTCGACGGAGAGTTCCTGCTGACCGCCGCGCTGCCCACGCTGGCACCCGGCGGTGTCCGCCGGGTGGGACTCGGGCCGGCCGAGGGCATCCGGGTGACGCGCCGTACGAACCTGCACGAGTCGACGTCGGGCCTGCGCAACAACACCACCGTGCTCGACCACCGGGTCCACGTGGAGCTAGCCAACCGGCTGTCGAGGTCCGTCTCCGTGGAAGTCCGCGAGCGGGTGCCGGTCAGCTCCGAACCTGATGTCAGGATCGAGGAGCGGGCCGACTGGACGGTGCCCGAGGAGGGCGGCGGGCCCGACCGGCATGCGCGCGGCACCCGGGTCTGGCGACTGGACCTGCCCGCGGGCACCACCGCCGCTCTCGACGGCGGCTACGAAATCCGCATACCGACCGGCAAGGCCCTGACCGGCGGAAACCGCAGGAGCTGACACACCTCATGTCCACGGCCCCGAAGCCGATCGCTCTCCCCGTCACCGCTGTCACGTGTCTGGAGGACCGTGCCCACATCGAGCGTTCCACCGTGCTCGACCTGGAGGCCGGGGTCCAGCGGCTGCGTCTGGGGCCGGTCAGTGCCCTGGCCGTCGACCGGACGCTCCACGCCGAGCTGACCTCCGATCACCCCGCGACCGTGCTCGACGTACGGATCGTCCGCGACTGGACGCCGCGCGATCCGTCGCCTCCCGCGGACGACGACTCCGCGCTCCGCCACCGTGTGCACTCCCTCGAGGAGGAGCAGCGGGAGCTGGGACAGCGACGTGACCGGCTGAACGCCCGCCTCGACCTGCTGGGGCGCCTCGCCCGCGACCTGCTGCGGGAGATCGGCGAAGGCGCGGGCTTCGGGGAGACCGAGCGGCCCCGCTGGGCCCGCGAGCTGGACCGGGTGGACGCCGAGCGCGACGTACACGCCGAGCAACTCCGTTCCGTGCAGGTGCGGCTGGCCGCCGTCGCCGACGAACTCTCGGACGTCCAGCTGGCGCTGGACCTGTCGGAGGAGGAACCGGCCGAGCTGGTCGGCCACATCGAGCTGACCGTGAGGACCGCCGCCGCAGGCCCCGTCGGACTGCGTCTGAGTCATCTCACCCCGTGCGCACTCTGGCGGCCCGCCTACCGGGCGGTGCTCGACGGGGAAGGTCTGACGCTGGAGACCGACGCGATGGTCTGGCAGCGCACCGGTGAGGACTGGTCCGATGTGCGGCTGACGTTGTCGACGGCACGTTCGGCGCTGGCCACCGATCCGCCCCGGCTGGACGAGGACCGGCTGACGCTCAAGGACCGCTCCGCCGCGGAGCGCCGCACGGTCGAGGTCGAACTGCGCGAGGAGGAGATCGGGACGCTCGGACCGGCGACGGTGCTCGGTCTGCCCGGCGTGGACGACGGCGGCGAGGCGCGGGTGCTGCGGTCCCCGGCGCCGGTCTCGGTCCCGGGGGACGGCGCGGCCCACCGGGTGCGGCTGTCCGCCTTCACCACGCCCGCACCGAGCGAGTACGCCTGCTCACCGGAGTTGTCCCCGCTGGTCACCCAGGTGGTGAGGTTCGACAACCGGTCCGGCCACGCGCTGCTCGCCGGGCCCGTGGAGCTTGTCCGCGGCAGTGGGTTCAGCGGCCGCGGCACGCTGGACTTCACCGCCCCGGGCTCCCCCGTCGAGCTGGCCTTCGGCAGCTGCGACGACTACCGGGTGGTCCGGGATGCCGAGGAGTCCCGCGACGTCGCGGGCCTCACCCAGCGGACGGTGGTGACCCGTACGGTCCGGCTGCACCTGTCCCGTTTCTCCGCCCCCGGCGAGCACGGCGACCGGGTGGTGGCCGTCCGGGAACGCATCCCCGTCTCCGAGGTCTCGGCGGTGGAGGTACGCCTGCGCAAGGACGCGTGCTCCCCGGCACCGGACACGGTCGACGCCGAGGGCATCGCCCGCTGGGACGTCGCACTCCCGCCGGGCGGCCGTCGCACGGTCACGCTGGTGTACGAGGTGTCGGCGAGCGGCAAGGTCACCGGGCTCTGACTCCGGGCGACGGGTCAGTAGTACTGGGCCATGCAGAATTCGTGGTCCTCGGGGTCGGCCATGACGACGACCACCCCCTCGTCGTACGCGTGCCGCTCGCCGGTGAACCTGCCGCCGAGGGCGACGACCTGGGCCATGCCCTGCTCGATGTCGTCGACCGCGATGTCGAGGTGGAGGCGTACCTTGCCCCGCTTCGGCTCGGCCACCGGCTGGAAGACGAGGCGGGGCTGCGGGTCGTCGCGGTGGCCGAGGTAGATCCAGCCCGGCTCGGACGGCCCCTGCGGGCGGTCCAGCAGCGCGCTCCAGAATTCCGCCACCCGTTCCACGTCGACGCAGTCGACCGTCACGCCGGCCCATCGGTTCGTCATGCCGTCAGCACCCTCTCGTCGGGCGGTACTCCAGCAGAAGGGTGTCTCCCCCGCCCGGCACGCGCCGGAAGCCCGCCTTCTCCCAGGCCCGCACGGCACGGACGTTCGTCTCTGCCGGATCGACCGTCACCCGCTGCCACTCCAGGGTTCCACACACATGGTTCACGAGCGCCCGGGCCGCGTCCGGTCCCAGGCCGCGACCACGTGCGCCGGGGATCAGCACCAGGTCGAGACCGCCTTCGGCAGCGCCCGCGTACCAGTACTGCGCATAGCCCACGGGCTCTCCGTGCGCGAGCACCACGAACGACTCGACCTCCGGGCGGCGACGTCCCAGGTACTTGGCGGCCACTTCCTCGCGCGACAACGGCGCCCCGCCCCAGTGCTCCACGAAGCCGGGATCGGCGAACCAGCCGGCCAGCAGATGCAGGTCGTCCTCGGACGTCGGAACGAGCCGGGTCAGCTCCCCGCCGACAGGTCCTTGATGCATCGGCTTCCCCTCGTTCGGCCACTGTTCCGCCTGCCTCGCCGGCCATGATCCTCCGGGCGCTCCCCGGCTACGTCCTGCACCGGACCCGAGCCCACCTGCCGGCCGGGGCGACGCCGGCCGCTCCGGGGGCTCCCGGAGCGACCGTGCGGGGCGGGGAGCCGCCTTCATCCGGCTGTCCGCGGAAGCTCGGGTGAGATCATCCCCCCATGAGCAGCGACCTGGAAGTAACCGCCCTGGCCATCAATGTCACGGTCCCGCAGGCGCTCCGCTGGACGGACACGCGGCGCGGTGAGACGTTCACGCTGACCACCCTGAACGTCCGGCTGCTGCCGGACGGCCGCCTGGCCGCGAAGGCGTACGGCCGGCCGGTCGCCGGCGGCCGGGGCGCATACGTGTCCTTCCCCGTCCCCGACGACCCCGGGCTGACGGCCCTGATCGCCGACGCCGCCGGCCGTGCCGGGGCGTTGTGGGCAGCCCATCGCGGGCTCGGGTGAGCCCGGTCCGACGCGTCCCGCTCGCGTGAGGTCAGCCCGCCTCGGGCGGGTTCTGCGCGTCGAAGGCGAAGAGGGTGTTCTTCGCCGCGGCCACGACCACCGCACCCCCCGCGACGGTGACGCGCGGGCTCGCGCCCTGCTCACCCGCCAGGCCGTCGGCCTGCGGGTCCGTCGTCCACAGGACCTTGCCGCCCTTCGGCGCCAGGGCGACCACCCGGCCCGATGCCGAGCTGAAGTACAGGGCGCCGGTCCCCGCCGCAGGGCCCGCTGCACCCTCCACACCCGTCTGCCGGAACCACTTCTTCCGGCCGGTCGCGGGGTCGATCGCCGTGATGAGTCCGGTCTGCCCGCTCACGTAGACGGTGCCGTCCGCCATTCCCGGCGTTCCCGCGTAGGTCCTGGCCAGCCGGGAGTAGGTCACCTTCCGCGAGACCGGGTCGACCCGCACCACCCCGTCGTAGCCGGTCGTTCCCGCTCCCTCCCTGTGCTCCTGGAGCAGTACGAGCCTGCCGCCGGCGACGCCCACCGGCACGGCGGGGCCGTCGACCGCGAGGGGACTGCCCAGCGTCCCCGAGGCGCGGTCGACCGCGTACAGGGTGGGGTGGCGCACCGCCAAGGCGTCGATCTCGGCATCCGTCGCGCACATCGCGAACAGCCGCGCGCCCACCGGGACGGGGGCACACTGCGTACCCCCGGGGAAAGAGGTCGTCCAGGTGACCTCACCGCTGTGCGCGTCCCGGGCCTCGAAGCGGGAGTTGTAGGCGTCGACGGTCACCACCACGGAGCCGATCACAGCGGCGTCCAGGGTCCGGCCCGTGACCGCCGTCGACTGGGCGCCGGACGGCACGGACCACAACTCCCGGCCGCTGTCCGCGTCAAGGGCCACTACCTCGGTGGAGGGATCCTGCGGAGCGTCCTGAGCGGCGAAGCGGTAGCCGAGCACGGTGCCGTCGGTGACGCCCACCAGGTGCATGCCCTGGACGGGGACGCCCGGGCTCTTCGCCGTCCACTGCGACGAACCGTCCACGGCACTGATGCGGGTCGCCACCACACCGCCGCCCCCGCAGAACAGCGCGTCCCCGCGCGCGACGCAGCGCAGTTCGTCGGGAATGTCCTCGTCCCCGCCCCGCACGGTCCTGCGCCACGGCTTGAAACCGTCCGGCAGCGCGCCACCCGGCGCCGCGACGCTGTTGCCCTTCTCGCCGTCGCTGTTCGCGCCGGAGTCGCCCGTCTTCAGCGCGGCGGCTCCCCCGCCGATCGCCGCCACCGCGACCGCCGTCGCGAGCACGGGCCGCCACCGGCTGCGCAGCCGGCGCCCGATGGCGGTGCTCGCGTTGCCGGAAGGGGGCGGGGCGGACGGGTCCGGGGTGGGCGTCGCGAAGTGATGCTGGGTGTTCATGTCCCGGGTGCGGCCCGCACCCGCCCGGTGCACGCCGCCGAGGTCGGCCGGCAGGTCCCGCAGCAGCACGAGGAGTTCCTCCGCCGAGGGGCGGCCCTCGGGCTCCTTGTCCAGGCACGGCTCGACGACCGCGCGCAACGCCACCGGTACGGCGTCCAGCGACGGCTCCTCGTGAACCACCTGATAGGCCGTCATGTACGGGCTGTCCGAGTCGAAGGGCCCGCGGCCGGTCGCCGCGTACACCAGCAGTGTCCCCAGCGAGAAGACGTCGGACCGCGGTCCCACACCACGCGGCGCCTGCAACTGCTCCGGCGACATGAACGGCGGCGTACCGATGACCCGCCCCGTCATCGTCAGCGTCTGCTGGTCCACGGCGCGCGAGATGCCGAAGTCGATGACGCGCGGGCCCTCGGGCGAGAGCACGACGTTCGAGGGCTTCAGGTCACGGTGGACGACCCCGACCCGGTGGATGTCGCGGAGCGCCTCCGCCAGCCCGATGGCGAGCCTCCGCAGCTCGCCTCCGTCCAGCGGGCCGTGCGCCGCGATGTACTGGGCGAGCGTATGCCCCTCGATATACGTCGTGGCCATCCACGGCTGCTCGGCGTCGGGGGCGGCGTCGACCACGGCGGCGGTGAACGCGCCGCTCACCCGTCTCGCCGCCGCCACCTCCTGACGGAAGCGCATGCGGAACTCGTCGTCCCCCGCGTACTGCTGGTGAATCAGCTTGATGGCGACCGGCCGCCCCGAACTCGTACGGGCCAGAAAGACCGTGCCCATGCCGCCCGAACCGAGCCGCGCCTCAAGCGGATAGCCGCCGATCTCGGCCGGGTCACCTGCGCGCAGCGACACTCTTCCCGTCCTCCCGTCCCCCGTGCACCTCTGGCTCCACGGGCGTGCGTATCCGTCCTGCACACAAACTAGTCGCAGGGCGGTACGGCGGAGCAAAGCGGGTGACGAACCGGGAGCCCGGAGGCGCGCTCGCACGCCCCGGGCGGCCCGGTCCCTGTCTCAGGAGGCGTCCTGCCTGACGGGCTTCAGCCGGTCGCCCTCCGGCATCGCGGCCTTCAGCAGCTCCGCGGAACGGATGGTGCGGGTGCCCCGCGAGACCCCGAGCCGTACCCGGGCGCCGGTCGCGATGCCCTGGGAGGCCGCGGGCAGTGCCCAGGCGGTCGTCAGGTCCGTGGTCCCCTCGTCCAGGACCAGGAAGCGGGCCGCCCCCTTCCCCTTGCGGGACTCCATCCGCAGCACCTCACCGGTGATCGTGTCCGGCTCCCGGCGCTGCAGACAGGCGAGGACCAGGAAGTACACGGCCAGCGCGCCGACGACCACGACTGCTGCCAACTCGCCGGGCAGAGGCCCCTCGTGGGCCGCCGCATCGGTGAACCAGCCGTGGTCGCTCCGCTCGAAGTTGCCGGGCATCATCGCCAGGAACGCCACCAGCAGCGTCCAACGGCTGAACTTGCCGGCCACCACGAGCCCGAGCAGCGCGCTGCCCACCCAGCCGGCACTCAGCACGATTCCCGGCTGTCGCCACGCGCCCTCGCTGTGCGCCTCGATGCCGACCGACCAGTCGGGCTGCCGCAGCACCGCGAAGGCGCACAGGCCCGCCGCGGCCACGGCCGCCCCGGACGCCAGATACAGCAGGTGGACCGTCGATCCGCCGAATCCGGGGCGCAGCCGCGGGTAGCGGATCCGCACCGGTCGCCAGGTCCCTCCGTACGAGGACCAGACGCGTCGCCGGTCTCCCGAGTCGAAGCCGAGGAGCCGGCTGGTGAGGGTGGTGACGCCGAGCGCGGTCCCGTACGCGAGATAGCGGTCCCAGACGGCCACGGCTGCGGGCGGCAGCCGGGCGAAGTCCTCGTGAGCGGTCAGCCAGGACCGCAGTCCGGCCCAGTGCCCGGCGCGCTCCAGTCCCCTCGGCGTCGCCCGCTCCCTCAGTGACTTGCCGAGCAGGAACATCAGCGGGAGCGCCGGCGCCACGCCGACGGCGAGCGCGGCGCGCACGCTGTGGCCTCCCATGACCGCGGCCACGGTGAACAGCGCACCGGGCACGAACGCGCCGAACATCAGCGCACTGCCGAGCCACGGTGCGAACCGGAACCGGGACAGGCCGCGCAGCCGGGCCTCGCCGATGATCTCCTTGCGCAGCTCGGTGTTCCAGGCGGCGGCACGCTTGACGTCACGGAAGGCGATCGCCCCGATGGGGGCGGCGCCGTTCACCGCGCGGGCGCTGACGCGGTCCAGTACCCGTCGCTCGTAGGGCAGCAGCATCGGCGCCGCCCGGCCGGCCTCGGTGACGTGAACGCTGGTGCGGGCCGGGTCGTCGCCCGGCTGCCGCAGCTCGACGAAGCCGCGGGCCGCGAGGTCCAGCAGGGTGGCCGCGGCTGCGTGCTCCACGCCCCGCCAGCCGTTGCCGAGCAGGCTGACCACGGCCGGCGACTCGGGTTCGTCCCCGAGCTCCTGGGTCGCGGGCCCCGGCGTGACCACGCCGTTGCGGGTGAAGGCCAGGGCGAAGCCGAAGGCGACGAGCCAGAGCACGATCAGGGCGGCGCCGCCCCAGTAGAGCTGTTCGATGTGTGTCACGCGAATCTCACCTGGACCGGGTCCTGCGGCGCACCGGCGGCCTCGAAGTACTCCCGCAGCCCGTGCGCTCCGCCCAGCCCGGCCACGATGTTCCCGGGGAAACTCTCCAGGGCGGTGTGGTAGCTCTGCACGGCGCTGTTGTAGAACTGCCGCGCGTACGCGATCTTGTCCTCCGCCGCCCTCAGCTCGGCCTGCACCGTGCTGAAGTGCTGATCGGCCTTGAGGTCCGGATAGCTCTCCCCGAGCGCGAACAGCTTCCCCAACGTCGCGGTGAGCGCGTCCTCGGCGGCCGCCCGCTCCGTCACCCCGAGTTCGCCGCTGACGGCCGCCCCGCGGGCGGCGGTGACCGCTTCGAAGGTTCCGCGCTCATGGGCGGCGTAGCCGCGGGCCCCCTCGACCAGATTCGGGATCAGATCGTGGCGCCGCTTCAACTGCACGTCGATCTGCGCCCACGAGGCCTGCGTCTGATTCCGCAGCCGGACGAGCCGGTTGTAGGTTCTGATGACCCACCACACGCCCACGACCACCAATACCGCAACAATCGCACCCACGATGACACCCACGGCGTCGCCCCCAGAGGCCCTCAAGGATCTGCCCCCCTGGCCGATCGACGTGATCATATTCCGGCCGTCAAGGCCCGGTCGGCCGGGGGCGTCCGTCCCTGAACCGGCCGCCTGTCGCCCGTCGCCCTTCGCCCATCGCCCTTGAACGGAACCGTCCTCACACGGTCAGCCAGCCCCGCAGCGCCGCCTGCACCCCGGCCTGGAACCGGGTCTCCGCGTTCAGGGCCTGCATCAGGCGGGTGATGCGGCGGCGGACCGTGTGCACGTGGATGTCGAGGCGCCGGGCCATGGCCTCGTCCTTCAGGCCGGAGGCGAGCATGGTCAGCAACTCCCGGTCCTCCTCCGTGATCCGGTCGTGCGTGACGGACCCGATGGGAAGCGCCCGCTCCCAGACCGACTCGAACAGCGGCACCAGCGCGTTGCTCAGGAGCGAGTCGCTCACCAACAGGGCCGACGCCGTCGGATCCGCCGCGTCGGTCGGCGGCAGCAGGGTCACCCGCCGGTCCACCGTGATCAGCTTCGTCGGCAGGTCCGTTCCCACCCGAATCTGGACGCCCTGCACGGCCAGATCGCCCAGGCCGCGGGCGCGCCCCTGGAAGCTCAGCCCCTCGCGGTCCACCACGGCCCGGACCCGGACCCCTCGCCGTACCGGCTCGGCCATGTCAAGGGGCACCGGCATGCCGTCCGGCTGACTGGCCGCGTAGGGCGGCCGGTCCAGAAGCGCCACCTCCTCGCTCGCCGACACCAGCAGCGAGGCCACCCGCGCGGCGATCGCCGCGCCGCCGCGGACCGTCTCGATGCCGGTGGCGCGAGGGGTGTTCACGGTGCTCAGCAACTGGGCGGCGATCCGGTCGACGGATCCGGTCAGCTCCTCCAACTCCGCTGATCTGTGGAGGAGTTCGGCCTGCCTCAGATGGATCAGGTTGCGCAGCGCGGTGGCGGGAGGCACGGCGGCGGGCAGCCCCGCCGCATCTCGGGCCGGGTGGGTGAAGTGGTGTTCGGCCAGCTGGTCGAGGGCATGCGTGACGCGGCGCACGGTGAGCCCGAGGGAATGGGTCAGCGCGGTACGGGAGACGTGTTCGGGTGTGTCGAGCAACGCCTCGTACACCCGGAGTTCGTCCGCTCCGAGCCCGAGCGCCTGCCATTGCGTGTCCCACCCAGTCAGCCCCACTGGCTGAATACTTGCCTGTCAATGCAGGCCACACAAGTGTGGACGTTTACAAGTGCACACCCGGAACGCATTGTTCACACCCTGCTCCGGCACTTGCATGTCCCCATCCGATAACCGTTCATGCAGCAGTGGCACCGGAGGGGCACCCGTGCGGAGTTCAGCGCGCAAGAGATCAGCCAGAGCAGGACAGGGTTCCGGCAGTGTGTTCGTCGGCCAGGGCATAGCCGCGGTTCTGGCCGCGGCGGGCCTGTTGGTCACAGCCATGCCCGCCGCTCAGGCGGACACCACCACGGCCTCGGCCACGTCCGAGGTGACGCCGGGTGCCGAGACCGACACGCCTTCGCTCGTCACCGGACTGAACGAAGAGACCGCCGCCACCGGCACCGCGGCCGACGCCGCCCGTGGTCACCTCAAGGCCAAGAAGGGCCGCTACCACATCGCGGACACCTCGGCGAAGGACCTGGCCTCGGCCGGGACCATGACCGAGAAGGGCGGCAAGGAGACGGTCCGTCTCCAGCAGAAGTACAAGGGTGTCGAGGTCCTCGGCGGCCAGTACCTCGTGCGCATGACCAAGAAGGACGGCAAGCGCACCGTCATCGGCACCTCCGGCAACTACTTCACTCAGCTGAAGCTCGACACGGTCGCCCCGAAGGTCTCCGAGCAGACCGCGATCGAGCGCGCTGTCT harbors:
- a CDS encoding GNAT family N-acetyltransferase yields the protein MHQGPVGGELTRLVPTSEDDLHLLAGWFADPGFVEHWGGAPLSREEVAAKYLGRRRPEVESFVVLAHGEPVGYAQYWYAGAAEGGLDLVLIPGARGRGLGPDAARALVNHVCGTLEWQRVTVDPAETNVRAVRAWEKAGFRRVPGGGDTLLLEYRPTRGC
- a CDS encoding LuxR C-terminal-related transcriptional regulator, which encodes MGLTGWDTQWQALGLGADELRVYEALLDTPEHVSRTALTHSLGLTVRRVTHALDQLAEHHFTHPARDAAGLPAAVPPATALRNLIHLRQAELLHRSAELEELTGSVDRIAAQLLSTVNTPRATGIETVRGGAAIAARVASLLVSASEEVALLDRPPYAASQPDGMPVPLDMAEPVRRGVRVRAVVDREGLSFQGRARGLGDLAVQGVQIRVGTDLPTKLITVDRRVTLLPPTDAADPTASALLVSDSLLSNALVPLFESVWERALPIGSVTHDRITEEDRELLTMLASGLKDEAMARRLDIHVHTVRRRITRLMQALNAETRFQAGVQAALRGWLTV
- a CDS encoding DUF2207 family protein, with the translated sequence MTHIEQLYWGGAALIVLWLVAFGFALAFTRNGVVTPGPATQELGDEPESPAVVSLLGNGWRGVEHAAAATLLDLAARGFVELRQPGDDPARTSVHVTEAGRAAPMLLPYERRVLDRVSARAVNGAAPIGAIAFRDVKRAAAWNTELRKEIIGEARLRGLSRFRFAPWLGSALMFGAFVPGALFTVAAVMGGHSVRAALAVGVAPALPLMFLLGKSLRERATPRGLERAGHWAGLRSWLTAHEDFARLPPAAVAVWDRYLAYGTALGVTTLTSRLLGFDSGDRRRVWSSYGGTWRPVRIRYPRLRPGFGGSTVHLLYLASGAAVAAAGLCAFAVLRQPDWSVGIEAHSEGAWRQPGIVLSAGWVGSALLGLVVAGKFSRWTLLVAFLAMMPGNFERSDHGWFTDAAAHEGPLPGELAAVVVVGALAVYFLVLACLQRREPDTITGEVLRMESRKGKGAARFLVLDEGTTDLTTAWALPAASQGIATGARVRLGVSRGTRTIRSAELLKAAMPEGDRLKPVRQDAS
- a CDS encoding DUF4139 domain-containing protein is translated as MTADSVLRWGSTLDSVVVYARGALCSRLARGAVPPDGRVRVTGLPRSLDPGSLRVRVRVLGASGVRVTEARVEVEAELPRPDAPDTLRRAHERLSDAYAAAQGRRDRQLSVINEVKALHPVPPGRKRDDPHRRTPADAWLELADFVDERLTGLHLRLVELEEAVRAAEHDLMVATDRLERESSDAPSAHVETTVCAALTLDCPSDAGGAEVELELEYGVPGAVWAPAYRLTHKQGDDSGNLVLRASVAQRTGEDWTGVRIALATADLRRRTDLPRLRSVRIGRSQPAPAPSGWREPPSGLGDLFSGYDAAGPAPVRTSAVAAGGPWPGSVAEPVPPPAPQGYGAPPLTGVGGAPPAAFGGAPPAPAQPGGAQPRTRSRTGGRSRADDAAPPPAPGAAAPPPPPVPVAGPPEPSSAELDYAALTLAGPDERGGRRGRLFPGSPSDPVAAEFRRRAEAVAALPLPGQAVRPRESAGSFDHRFDAAARADIPSDGTWHTVTVGEIPVGLRTEYLCVPSVEQIVYATLVLSNATDQALLAGPVEVSVDGEFLLTAALPTLAPGGVRRVGLGPAEGIRVTRRTNLHESTSGLRNNTTVLDHRVHVELANRLSRSVSVEVRERVPVSSEPDVRIEERADWTVPEEGGGPDRHARGTRVWRLDLPAGTTAALDGGYEIRIPTGKALTGGNRRS
- a CDS encoding VOC family protein, which translates into the protein MTNRWAGVTVDCVDVERVAEFWSALLDRPQGPSEPGWIYLGHRDDPQPRLVFQPVAEPKRGKVRLHLDIAVDDIEQGMAQVVALGGRFTGERHAYDEGVVVVMADPEDHEFCMAQYY
- a CDS encoding mucoidy inhibitor MuiA family protein translates to MSTAPKPIALPVTAVTCLEDRAHIERSTVLDLEAGVQRLRLGPVSALAVDRTLHAELTSDHPATVLDVRIVRDWTPRDPSPPADDDSALRHRVHSLEEEQRELGQRRDRLNARLDLLGRLARDLLREIGEGAGFGETERPRWARELDRVDAERDVHAEQLRSVQVRLAAVADELSDVQLALDLSEEEPAELVGHIELTVRTAAAGPVGLRLSHLTPCALWRPAYRAVLDGEGLTLETDAMVWQRTGEDWSDVRLTLSTARSALATDPPRLDEDRLTLKDRSAAERRTVEVELREEEIGTLGPATVLGLPGVDDGGEARVLRSPAPVSVPGDGAAHRVRLSAFTTPAPSEYACSPELSPLVTQVVRFDNRSGHALLAGPVELVRGSGFSGRGTLDFTAPGSPVELAFGSCDDYRVVRDAEESRDVAGLTQRTVVTRTVRLHLSRFSAPGEHGDRVVAVRERIPVSEVSAVEVRLRKDACSPAPDTVDAEGIARWDVALPPGGRRTVTLVYEVSASGKVTGL
- a CDS encoding Fur family transcriptional regulator; the encoded protein is MSDLLQRLRARGWRMTAQRRVVAEVLAGEHVHFTADEVLARATSRLPEISRATVYNTLGELVSIGEVIEVATDGRAKRYDPNAHHPHQHLVCSGCGAIRDVHPSGDLLAELPESERFGFTVSEAEVTYRGLCPDCGPG
- a CDS encoding serine/threonine-protein kinase, with protein sequence MSLRAGDPAEIGGYPLEARLGSGGMGTVFLARTSSGRPVAIKLIHQQYAGDDEFRMRFRQEVAAARRVSGAFTAAVVDAAPDAEQPWMATTYIEGHTLAQYIAAHGPLDGGELRRLAIGLAEALRDIHRVGVVHRDLKPSNVVLSPEGPRVIDFGISRAVDQQTLTMTGRVIGTPPFMSPEQLQAPRGVGPRSDVFSLGTLLVYAATGRGPFDSDSPYMTAYQVVHEEPSLDAVPVALRAVVEPCLDKEPEGRPSAEELLVLLRDLPADLGGVHRAGAGRTRDMNTQHHFATPTPDPSAPPPSGNASTAIGRRLRSRWRPVLATAVAVAAIGGGAAALKTGDSGANSDGEKGNSVAAPGGALPDGFKPWRRTVRGGDEDIPDELRCVARGDALFCGGGGVVATRISAVDGSSQWTAKSPGVPVQGMHLVGVTDGTVLGYRFAAQDAPQDPSTEVVALDADSGRELWSVPSGAQSTAVTGRTLDAAVIGSVVVTVDAYNSRFEARDAHSGEVTWTTSFPGGTQCAPVPVGARLFAMCATDAEIDALAVRHPTLYAVDRASGTLGSPLAVDGPAVPVGVAGGRLVLLQEHREGAGTTGYDGVVRVDPVSRKVTYSRLARTYAGTPGMADGTVYVSGQTGLITAIDPATGRKKWFRQTGVEGAAGPAAGTGALYFSSASGRVVALAPKGGKVLWTTDPQADGLAGEQGASPRVTVAGGAVVVAAAKNTLFAFDAQNPPEAG
- a CDS encoding LemA family protein, with the translated sequence MGAIVAVLVVVGVWWVIRTYNRLVRLRNQTQASWAQIDVQLKRRHDLIPNLVEGARGYAAHERGTFEAVTAARGAAVSGELGVTERAAAEDALTATLGKLFALGESYPDLKADQHFSTVQAELRAAEDKIAYARQFYNSAVQSYHTALESFPGNIVAGLGGAHGLREYFEAAGAPQDPVQVRFA